A region from the Oncorhynchus keta strain PuntledgeMale-10-30-2019 chromosome 5, Oket_V2, whole genome shotgun sequence genome encodes:
- the LOC127930355 gene encoding uncharacterized protein DDB_G0271670-like, protein MGAFEEDVGTLLSFDTPELGSSRSTLNSTSNSTPTSTLNSTSNSTLTSTLNSTSSSTPNSTSSSAPQQYPHQYPHQYPQQYLQQYPHQYLLQYSQQYLQHTPNSTSNSAPNSTSNSSPNSTFNSTINIISNSTPNNTPNSTSTSTPNSTSTSTSNNTSTSTSNNTPNSTSTSTPNSTPTSISNNTSNNTPNSTSNSTSSSTPNSTSNSTPNSTSTSTSNNTSNNTSNSTPNSTSNSTSSSTPNSTSTSTPNSTSTSTSNNTSNSTPNSTSNSTSSSTPNRRVVYSHQRGL, encoded by the exons ATGGGGGCATTTGAAGAGGACGTGGGGACGCTGCTTTCCTTCGATACCCCGGAGCtggggagttcaaggag tacccTCAACAGTACCTCCAACAGTACCCCCACCAGTACCCTCAACAGTACCTCCAACAGTACCCTCACCAGTACCCTCAACAgtacctcctccagtacccccaacagtacctccTCCAGTGCCCCCCAACAGTACCCCCACCAGTACCCccaccagtacccccaacagtacctccAACAGTACCCCCACCAGTacctcctccagtactcccaacaGTACCTCCAACA tacccccaacagtacctccAACAGTGCCCCCAACAGTACCTCCAACAGTTCCCCCAACAGTACCTTCAACAGTACCATCAACATTATCTCTAACAGTACCCCGAATAAtacccccaacagtacctccaccagtacccccaacagtacctccACCAGTACCTCCAACAATACCTCCACCAGTACCTCCAACAAtacccccaacagtacctccaccagtacccccaacagtacccccACCAGTATCTCCAACAATACCTCCAACAAtacccccaacagtacctccAACAgtacctcctccagtaccccaaacAGTACCTccaacagtacccccaacagtacctccACCAGTACCTCCAACAATACCTCCAACAATACCTccaacagtacccccaacagtacctccAACAgtacctcctccagtaccccaaacAGTACCTccaccagtacccccaacagtacctccACCAGTACCTCCAACAATACCTccaacagtacccccaacagtacctccAACAgtacctcctccagtaccccaaacA